The DNA segment ACTGAGCTCCCGCGCTCCGAGCCGGGAGCGGCGCCGCCCGTAGGCGGCGTAGACGACCGCACCGGCCAGCAGGAAGGCCGCGAACTGGAGCCAGGTCCGCCAGCCGGTCCCGTACATCAGGTACACACAGAACCCGACCCCCAGGACGGGGCTCACCGGGAACAGCGGCACCCGGAAGGTGCGCGGGAGCGCCGGGTGGCTGCGGCGCAGCGCGACCACCGCGACGTTCACGGCGACCATCGTGGCCAGCGCCCCGATGGTCGTCAGGTTCACCACGACGTCGAGCGAGGAGAAAGCGGCGGGCACGGCGACGACGGTCGCCACGATCCAGGTGTTGGAGACCGGCGTCGAGGTCTTCGGCGAGACCTTCTCGAAGACCGCGGGGACCAGCCCGTCGCGGGACATCGACATCAGGATGCGGGTCTGCCCGTACATCACGGCGAGCACCACCGAAGCGATGGCGACGACCGCGCCGAAGGCGATGACGCCGCCGCCGACCGTGGAGCCGGTGACCTGATTGACGATCAGGGAGAGCGCGGCGGGCCGGTCGGCGACGGCGGGCGCCCCGCACGCGCCGATGGCCGCGACAGCGACCGCGCAGTACAGCACGGTCACGATGCCGATGCAGATCATGATCGCGAACGGGATGTTCCGCCGCGGGTTCCTGACCTCCTCGCCGGCCGTGGTGATCGCGTCGAACCCGATGTACGAGAAGAAGGCGATCGAGGCGCCGGAGGTGACGCCGCCGACACCGCCGGACGCGAACGGCACCAGGTGGCCGTCCCGGAACGCGGTGAAGGCGACGGCGCAGAAGACCAGCAGGATGCCGATCTTCAGTACGGCCATCGCGGCGGTGGCGCGCGCACTCTCCCGGACACCGCGCACCAGCAGCACAGCGGCAAGTCCGATCACCACGACGGCCGGCAGGTTGATCACCCCGCCCGCACCGGGGCCGCTGGAGAGCGCGGCGGGCAGCTCCCACCCGACGACGCTGTTCAGCAGCTCGTTGAGGTACTGGCTCCACCCGACGGCGACCGCGCTCACCGAGATGCCGTATTCGAGGAACAGGCACCAGCCGACGAGGAACGCCGTGCGCTCGCCGAGCGTGGCGTACGCGAAGGAGTACGAGCTGCCCGACACCGGGATCGCGCCGCCCAGCTCGGCGAAGGAGAACGCCGTGAAGACGCAGGTGACCGCGGCGAGCACGAACGACACGATGACCGCGGGCCCCGCCTTCGCCACGGTGTCGGAGAGGCCGACGAAGATACCGGTCCCGACGATGGCTCCGACGCCGAAGCACACCAGCTGGAAGAGCCCCATGGTGCGGCGGAGACCGTGCCCCTCCAGGTCCGCGCCGGATTCGGCGATCAGGAGTTCGGGCGACTTGACGCGCAGGCCCGGCGGGCGGGGCGTTCGAGGCGGACGCGGTCCTGCGGTGCGGGGGGAGCGCATGGGGGCGGGGTCTCTTTCCGGACGTGCGCGGAGCGGCGCGCACAGCGGTACACACAGCGAAGTGGGGTTCGAGCGTGCGAGCCCGAACCCCACCAATGGCCGCCATAGTAGCCGCCTTATCGCATATTCACCCAATTGGGCGTATGACTATCCCCTGCCCGCCAGGGTGGCGACCAGGACCGCCTTGATCGTGTGCATCCGGTTCTCGGCCTCGTCGAAGACGACGGAGTGCTCCGACTCGAAGACCTCGTCGGTGACCTCCAGCTCGGTCAGCCCGAACTGCTCGTGGATCTCTCGTCCGACCCGGGTGCCCAGGTCGTGGAAGGCGGGCAGGCAGTGCAGGAACTTCACCCCCGGGTTGCCGGTGGCCCGGAGCACGTCCATCGTCACGGCGTACGGGGAGAGCGCGGCGATGCGCTCGGCCCAGACCGCCTTCGGCTCCCCCATCGACACCCAGACGTCGGTCACGACGAAGTCGCAGCCCCGCACGGCCTCGGTGATGTCCTCGGTGAGGGTGACGGTCCCGCCGCTCGACGCGGCGAGCTTCCGCGCCCGCGCGACGACGTCCTCGGCGGGCCAGTAGGCGCGGGGCGCGGCGATCCGGACGTCCAGACCGAGCAGCGCGCCGGTGATCAGATAGGAGTTGCCCATGTTGAAGCGGGCGTCGCCGAGGTAGGCGAAGGTGATCTGCTCCAGCGGCTTGTCGGTGTGCTCGGTCATGGTGAGCACATCGGCCAGCATCTGGGTGGGGTGCCAGTCGTCGGTGAGTCCGTTGTAGACGGGGACGCCGGCGTAGGCGGCGAGCTCCTCCACCTGCGGCTGGCTGTCGCCGCGGTACTCGATGGCGTCGAACATCCGGCCGAGCACCCGTGCGGTGTCCTTGAAGGACTCCTTGTGCCCGATCTGTGAGCCCGAGGGGTCGAGGTAGGTCGTCGAAGCACCCTGGTCGGCCGCGGCGACCTCGAAGGCGCAGCGGGTCCTGGTCGAGGTCTTCTCGAAGATCAGGGCGACGTTCCGGCCGCGCAGCCGCTGCACTTCGGTGCCCGACTTCTTGGCCGCCTTGAGCTCGGCGGCCAGCTCGACCAGAGCGCGGAACTCCTCCGCGGTGAAGTCGAGCTCCTTGAGGAAGTGGCGGCCTGCGAGGTCTATCGCCATGGTGGCTGCTCCTGGGGGCGCGAAGGGAAGGGATGGGGGTCAGTGGAATTCTATGCGATTGAACGCATCACTATACGGCATCCCGCTGGACCGGACAGCTCATGCACCGCGGCCCTCCCCTGCCCCGCCCCAGTTCGCTGCCGGGGATCTCGATGACTTCGATGCCCTCCTTGCGCAGATGCGTGTTGGTGGTGAAATTGCGCTCGTACGCCACGACCACACCCGGCTCGACGGCGAGGACGTTGCAGCCGTCGTCCCACTGCTCGCGCTCCGCCGAGTGGACGTCCTGGGTGGCGGTCAGCACCCGGATCCCGCTCAGCCCCAGCGCCTCGGCGATGGCGTCGTGCATCCGCTCCGGCGGGTGGTCGGTGACCTTCAGCTCCTGTTCGCCGCGGCCCGGTTCGATGGTGTACGAGCGGA comes from the Streptomyces sp. NBC_01471 genome and includes:
- a CDS encoding amino acid permease, which produces MRSPRTAGPRPPRTPRPPGLRVKSPELLIAESGADLEGHGLRRTMGLFQLVCFGVGAIVGTGIFVGLSDTVAKAGPAVIVSFVLAAVTCVFTAFSFAELGGAIPVSGSSYSFAYATLGERTAFLVGWCLFLEYGISVSAVAVGWSQYLNELLNSVVGWELPAALSSGPGAGGVINLPAVVVIGLAAVLLVRGVRESARATAAMAVLKIGILLVFCAVAFTAFRDGHLVPFASGGVGGVTSGASIAFFSYIGFDAITTAGEEVRNPRRNIPFAIMICIGIVTVLYCAVAVAAIGACGAPAVADRPAALSLIVNQVTGSTVGGGVIAFGAVVAIASVVLAVMYGQTRILMSMSRDGLVPAVFEKVSPKTSTPVSNTWIVATVVAVPAAFSSLDVVVNLTTIGALATMVAVNVAVVALRRSHPALPRTFRVPLFPVSPVLGVGFCVYLMYGTGWRTWLQFAAFLLAGAVVYAAYGRRRSRLGARELSTQAPPEA
- the argF gene encoding ornithine carbamoyltransferase; the protein is MAIDLAGRHFLKELDFTAEEFRALVELAAELKAAKKSGTEVQRLRGRNVALIFEKTSTRTRCAFEVAAADQGASTTYLDPSGSQIGHKESFKDTARVLGRMFDAIEYRGDSQPQVEELAAYAGVPVYNGLTDDWHPTQMLADVLTMTEHTDKPLEQITFAYLGDARFNMGNSYLITGALLGLDVRIAAPRAYWPAEDVVARARKLAASSGGTVTLTEDITEAVRGCDFVVTDVWVSMGEPKAVWAERIAALSPYAVTMDVLRATGNPGVKFLHCLPAFHDLGTRVGREIHEQFGLTELEVTDEVFESEHSVVFDEAENRMHTIKAVLVATLAGRG